TGAAGCCAGCCGGATCCATGGCGGACACGGGCAGCTTGTCGCCCTGCTGGGCCAGAATGGGACGCACAACGGCGCTGATGTATTCGTCATCGTCGCAGCAGCAGGCAGCGGCGCCTTCGGTGGCAGTGGCCCAGGAAGCGGGGTATTTCACTTCTTCCAGAGCGTCCATGCCCTTGTCCACGGCGGCAATATTCATGTTGACGATCTTGTCGCCCTTGCTGCCGTAGGTTTTCTTGATGGATTCCTTGAGCAGGCCCACGGCCTTTTCAAAGTCAAGCACGTTGGCAAGCTTGAAGAAGGCAGTCTGCATGATCATGTTGATGCGGCCGCCGAGGCCCACTTCCTGGGCAACCTTGACGGCGTCCACGTTGTAGAACTTCAGCTTCTTGCGGGCGATGACGCGCTTCATGGAGGCAGGCAGGTGCTTTTCCATGTCGGCAAGCGACCAGTTGGAGTTCAGCACGAAGGTGCCGCCGTCCTTGATGCCTTCAAGAATGTCGTACTGGGTCACGTAGGCAGCCTTGTGACAGGCAACGTAGTCGGCCTTGGTGATCAGGTAGGAAGAGGTGATCTGTTCCTTGCCGAAGCGCAGGTGCGACACGGTGAAGCCGCCGGACTTCTTGGAATCGTAAGCAAAGTAGGCCTGGGCGTAGAGGTCGGTGTTGTCGCCGATGATCTTGATGGCCTGCTTGTTGGCGCCCACGGTGCCGTCGGCGCCGAGGCCGAAGAACTTGCACTGCACGGTGCCAGCGGGCACGGTGTCAATTTCTTCTTCCACGTCAAGCGACGTGTAGGTGACGTCGTCGTTGATACCCACAGTGAAATGGTTCTTGGGCTGAAGGGCCATCATGTTGTCGTACACGGCCTTGGCCATGCCGGGGGTGAAGTCCTTGGAGCCCAGGCCGTAGCGGCCGCCCACCAGGGTGGGAGCTTCGCCCTTTTCGAGGAAGGCGGTGCAGACGTCCTGATACAGGGGATCGCCAAGAGCGCCGCTTTCCTTGGTGCGGTCAAGCACGGTGATGCAGGTCACGCTGGAAGGCAGGGCGCGCAGCAGATGCTCGGTGGAGAAGGGGCGGAACAGGTGCACCTTCACGAGGCCCACGCGCTGGCCCTGTGCGTTGAGGTACTTCACGGTTTCTTCAATGACTTCACAGGAAGAACCCATGGAAACGATCACGCGGTCGGCTTCGGGGTGGCCCACGTAGTCAAAGAGGCGGTATTTGCGGCCAGTGATGGACTCGACCTTCTTCATGTTCTCAAGCACGATGCCGGGCACGGCATCGTAGTAGAGATTGGAAGCTTCACGGTTCTGGAAGTAAATGTCGGGGTTCTGGGCGGTACCGCGAATGTGCGGATGCTCGGGGTTCATGGCGGTGGCGCGGAATTCGGCCACCTTTTCCCAGTTCACCAGGGAGCGGATGTCTTCGTAATCAATGGTTTCGATCTTCTGCACTTCGTGGGAGGTGCGGAAACCGTCAAAGAAGTGGCAGAAGGGCAGGCTGGCGTCGATGGCGGAAAGGTGCGCAACGAGGGCCAGGTCCATGCATTCCTGCACGGAGGAGGAAGCCAGGAAGCAGAAGCCCGTCTGACGGGCGGCCATCACGTCCTGGTGGTCGCCAAAGATGGACAGGGCATGGGAGGCCAGGGCACGAGCCGAAACATGGAAAACGCCGGGAAGCAGTTCACCGGCGATTTTGTACATGTTGGGGATCATGAGCAGCAGACCCTGGGAAGCCGTGTAGGTGGAGGTGAGGGCGCCGGCGGAAAGCATACCGTGCACAGCGCCAGCGGCGCCGGCTTCGGACTGCATTTCGCGCACATTCACGATCTGGCCGAGCAGGTTTTTGGTGCCCTTGGCCGCCAACTGATCCATGACTTCGCCCATGACGGACGAGGGGGTGATGGGGTAAATGGCTGCCGTTTCCGACAGAGCGTAGGCAATGTGCGCGGTGGCGTTGTTGCCGTCCATAGTTTTCATATGAGCCATCTGTTCCTCCTTGGCGCCCACAGGCGCGCAATGTTTTTACAAAATCAGCTTGGGTCGGATCGGCCCCTGAGATAAGGCCCTGCACTGGGCAGGGACGGGCAACGGCTAGTGCCGTGAAGTGAACACAAAATGGAGGCTGGGTGTGGAATCGTGGTAGAAAAACCCTACCCAATCCGCCTTTTCGCGTCCACCAAAAAAGCTTGGTATCACTTGTTTTGGAGCCTTGCTGCTCACCCTCGTCTGCCCCGACGGAATGCGCGTTTTTGCGCTTACCATAAAATTGTTTGTTTGAACAGTTTAATCGGGGGCGCAACAAAAAAAATTGTGACAGACGCAACATGCGGAAAATAGTGATGAATTGTGAAATATGGCAAGGAGGTTTGGGGCATACCCGAAGGGAAAACCTATGATGACGGCATGTTGGAATGTGCAGGGCAAATGAAAAAAATGTTACAAATGTTTCATGGCAAAAAATCTGCGGCTTGCCCCTGATTCAATGTTACGGATTTGGGCGCTTGCGGGCTGGCCCCGGGATGGACTCCAGTCAAAACCCGCCCTGCGGGCAGTGCGTTGAGCTGATTGTGGCAGAATCCGCCGGGTGGAGAAAGCCTGCGCCTGATTGAAACGGGGGAGGAACCCCTTTGCAAAAGTTCCTCCCCCTAAAGCGTTCAGATGCGTTCCCTCTTGGCGGGCATGTTACAGCGAGAGGCCCATCTTGATGGCCGCCTGCATGCCGCCAGTGGAGTTGACCACGTTGGTCACGCCATTGCGGGCCAGTACCAGCAGACTGTCATAGGCGCGCAGGCCCGTGTTGCAGATAATGGCAACAGGGCGGTCCTTGGGCACCTCGCTGATTCTGGCGGCGATTTCTTCCAGCGGGATGGCGTGCCAGTCGGGATGCTTTTCCTGCGTGGCCTTGCCTGCCGCCGCGGGGCGGGAATCAATAAAGAACACGTGGTTTTCGCTGCGTTTCTTCCACAAGTCCATGAACTGGTCGGCGGTCACGGGGGTGAAGCGCCCGGAAAGGGCGTTGTCGGCCACGTTGGCAACTACGTTGACCACGTCCATTGCCGAGGCAAAGGGCGGGGCGTAAGCGATTTCAAGGTTGGAGATGTCTTCCACCGTGGGCTTGGAGTATTGCAGGGCTGCGGCCACCGCATCAATGCG
This DNA window, taken from Desulfovibrio desulfuricans DSM 642, encodes the following:
- the nifJ gene encoding pyruvate:ferredoxin (flavodoxin) oxidoreductase — protein: MAHMKTMDGNNATAHIAYALSETAAIYPITPSSVMGEVMDQLAAKGTKNLLGQIVNVREMQSEAGAAGAVHGMLSAGALTSTYTASQGLLLMIPNMYKIAGELLPGVFHVSARALASHALSIFGDHQDVMAARQTGFCFLASSSVQECMDLALVAHLSAIDASLPFCHFFDGFRTSHEVQKIETIDYEDIRSLVNWEKVAEFRATAMNPEHPHIRGTAQNPDIYFQNREASNLYYDAVPGIVLENMKKVESITGRKYRLFDYVGHPEADRVIVSMGSSCEVIEETVKYLNAQGQRVGLVKVHLFRPFSTEHLLRALPSSVTCITVLDRTKESGALGDPLYQDVCTAFLEKGEAPTLVGGRYGLGSKDFTPGMAKAVYDNMMALQPKNHFTVGINDDVTYTSLDVEEEIDTVPAGTVQCKFFGLGADGTVGANKQAIKIIGDNTDLYAQAYFAYDSKKSGGFTVSHLRFGKEQITSSYLITKADYVACHKAAYVTQYDILEGIKDGGTFVLNSNWSLADMEKHLPASMKRVIARKKLKFYNVDAVKVAQEVGLGGRINMIMQTAFFKLANVLDFEKAVGLLKESIKKTYGSKGDKIVNMNIAAVDKGMDALEEVKYPASWATATEGAAACCCDDDEYISAVVRPILAQQGDKLPVSAMDPAGFMPLGTAACEKRGCAIDVPEWQVENCIQCCQCSFVCPHAAIRPVLATEEELTGAPASFVTKDAIGKELKGMKFRIQVYTEDCLGCGSCAEVCPAKVKALVMKPLDTQMPTQKENLAFAEANITLKDELMARDTVKGSQLQQPLHEFSGACAGCGETPYVKVLTQMFGERMIVANATGCSSIWGASSPTTPYCTNKDGFGPAWGNSLFEDAAEYGCGMGIAYEQRRGLLAMKVQEALKEESASPELKAALQGWLDNKDDAEGSRKYGEMIMANLEGFDSPLAHELWHMDDLFTKKSVWVFGGDGWGYDIGYGGLDHVLASGDDINVLLMDTEVYSNTGGQSSKATPLGAVAQFAAAGKRTGKKDLGRMAMTYGYVYVASVSMGADKQQVLKAFREAEAYKGPSLIIAYAPCINQGLRKGMGKSQEEAKMAVLSGYWPLYRYNPELAKEKKNPFQLDSKAPSADIQEFLGGETRFASLEKMAPEVSKKLRAELAEAYTERYAMLKQMADLPYPGTSAE